Part of the Novipirellula galeiformis genome, ACGATCACAATATCATCGCACGCGATACAGCGCTGCGGACCAATGAGCGAACGAGTGCAGATCGCAGCCTCAGACAGTGTGACACGGCGAAAGATGTCGTCCACCAGCAGGACACCGTAGAAGAAAGAAAGCAATGTGGCGATTGCGATGTTGCCGAATTCGATCCAGCGGCTATCTGTGAAGCCGGTAAATGCGAACCAGCCCCAGAGCAATGCCCACCCAGTTGCGATCGAAAACGCCATGCCGTGTTTGATGCACGCGGAGATTGGGAAGCGAAGTACAACAGGTTGTCGCATGAATTCAGGAGTAAGGTCCGGAGCTGTTCAGTCGGATAACGGTCCGGATCAGGCGGCACGCGCTGGCGACGATGCCATCACCAAACAGCTAGGTCGCGTGCTCGCCTGCATCCGATGGTTCGCCGACTTGCAGCGAAAGGACATCAACCACCATAGTTGACTCAGCCCAAATCATATCGGGCGCAGAGACTGCCGGCAAATCGATAACTTGGCCCACGATCGCAAGCCAATCAGAGTTGCCCTTGGTAGCCTGGACCGAATCAACCACATCGGACACGAACGCTCAACAGGATGTATCGCTCCGAAAGTTGGCGACCGGAAAATTGGACGACCGGAAGATTAGAAGACGACCGCAGCTAATTTTCCGGTCGTCAAATCTTCCGGTCGATCACCGCAAACCTCTCGCACCAATCGGTTTCCTGGCCCCGCAGTTCGTGGTGCACCTCGAATCTTGCATCCGCGCGAAGACCGCCGACTGTCAACGCAGCAGATGCTTACCCGCCAGACGTCAAACCAACCTCGGTAGGCGAACGCCCCGGATCACGGGGACCGAGGAGTAGATTTGCCATTCAATTCCGACGCCGACGAGGTCTCCCGTGCATCCAATTGTTCGTCGGCAGTTGGGCGCCCAAGCTGCACGACTGGCTTGGCGTTCTTCCCGATAGCCGTGACCACGAATACGACTGTTCCGGTGGTCAGATTGCATTGCGCATTGGGATCAGGATCGCACTTTCCGATGCATTGCAAAGATAACGTCGCTCGCGCTACACCAAAAGGAATCGCATCATTCGTCGCTAGTCGATATTTGGTGGTTGTGGTTTCGCCGGGGAATTTTTGGGTTCCGACTCCCGTGACGATATTGCACTTGAGTTCATCGCCCCCCAACATCATGGTCTCGGTCTCGTCCAGCAAATCCTGTTTGTCCATCCTTGGTGGGCAGACGAGGAAGAGACGAGGCAGGAAATCGTCCCAAGACATATCTCGACGGGATTGATCGTCGTCCTTGCGTACCCAGACGTCTACCGCCTTGCGTAATGGATCGGCCCCTGTCTTCAAGCAATCGTTTGGCGCCAAGAACTCGTAAGCTCTTCGCGTTTTCTTATCGGGCGTTTGAAAGACGATTTCGATCCAAGTGCATTCCGTCCCATCAACGGATTCTCCCCCAAAGGCCTTGAGCGTTACATCGATCTCGCGCTTCGTGCCGTCGGACCATGCTTCCGACATGCGATACGTCGCCCACGACCCGTCCGAAGGCAGCTTACGAAAAACTCCATCCGCGAAGGCTTGACCACACAATATCGCAGGGAGCAAAACGACGACGGACAAGAGTCTAGCGCACTTCATAGGAGCATCTCCGAAAATGTTGCTTAGCCGACGAACGCCGCCGATCACGGGGCGGGCAAGGAAAAAGTCGCTAACGGCCAAGGCGGTCACTGGCCCGCTCCCGTGCATCGGGATCGTTATCCGCCATTAGCCATTACCCAAGTATAAAGCGACTTCCAGACAGACTTGTCGCCACAGATGCAGTCATTCCACTGTATGTCTAGCTTGCTCTCCCCTTCTTCCGTGCCAAATTGAGAGTTCATAAACTCTCGCCGGAAACGAGCGTCGGCTTCGGGGCGATCGAGACCGAACGATGCGGCGGCGTCATCAATCGCGTCGGCGGCGGCCCGCATTCCGATCCGGCGATATGCGTCGGAAAACAGGGAGTAGGGCGGCGACGTTGGAAAGTCAGCCTCGAAGAAGTAGGTAAGTCCTCCGTTGTCGATAACGCCTTGCGCCGCGAAGACAATCGCAACTGTACGGTATGGTTCAGCAAGCAATCGAACGTCAGTATCTTCGCCCCCGAACTCGGCGAGTTTCGATTCAGCGGTAACGCTGTACGGCTCCAGTTGTTCGTAGTAATCCAACATCCGATAAGTTCACGCAGGACTGGGTAGCGGGTAAACGGTAAGGGTTTCAGTCGGATAACGCCCTGGATCACGGGGACCGAAAGAAATATTATGAGTTCAGAAAAAGAGTTAGTTGAGGTCTCCTGTGCATCCGATGGTTCGTCGGAGATGCCGCTTAGCGCAGCGGAGTATCAAGCCACCAAGACCAATTATCTCGAAGGCGTGCCTGATCTTACGCAAGACATCTCAGGGCTGTCAGACGAGGAGATTGTGGAGATCGAAGCCAAGATGACGCTGGATGCAATTCAATGGAACCGCAGGCTGCGATCGATTGGTGTTTCTATTGGTCATCTTGACGTGCCATTTCGCTTTCAACCTGACGAACTATTGCCTCGATCATGTTCGCTTCCACAGGTGGGCCGTGATGAGATGATTTCCCAAATACTTGAACGCATTGCGACCGAAGCTCGACATGACCCAATGCTGTCAGTTCCTGCCGAAGGATAGCGATGGCATCCGTCAGGTCGTTTTCGTCATTGTTGTCCAATGTGTAGCCCTTACATTTCAAGTTAAAGAGTCGACGAACGTTAGGGATCAGCGGGCGGCGGGAGTTGACATTGATCTCACGAGAAACCGCACCACCGCCGCTCCGTTGCATCCCATGGTTCTGCCTCTTTCTGGACGTGACGCGTCACCGGCGACGGAGCAATCAGCATTCTACATCACATCAGATTGCGAAGGTGAACCGCGGCCAAATCGAAGTCGATCAAGAATGGCGCCTGCCAAGCCACCAAGCGAGGCAAGCCAGATCACAAATACCACACCGAAAACGAAGTCCGTCTCCGGATACTTCGAGACATTGATGGCACGCAAAATTGCAACCGCAGCGGGTACGCCA contains:
- a CDS encoding DMP19 family protein, translating into MLDYYEQLEPYSVTAESKLAEFGGEDTDVRLLAEPYRTVAIVFAAQGVIDNGGLTYFFEADFPTSPPYSLFSDAYRRIGMRAAADAIDDAAASFGLDRPEADARFRREFMNSQFGTEEGESKLDIQWNDCICGDKSVWKSLYTWVMANGG